Proteins co-encoded in one Pseudomonas fluorescens genomic window:
- a CDS encoding MFS transporter gives MDNSNALPLGSAAVPAKERTTASRIKSIFSGSVGNMVEWYDWYVYAAFSLYFAKTFFPAGSTTAQLMNTAAIFAVGFLMRPIGGWLMGLYADKVGRKKALMASVYLMCFGSLLIALSPNYETIGIGAPILLVFARLLQGLSVGGEYGTSATYLSEMATRERRGFFSSFQYVTLISGQLIALGVLIVLQNMLTTEQLYAWGWRIPFAIGALCAIVALYLRRGMEETESFTKKEKSKESAMRTLLRHPKELLTVVGLTMGGTLAFYTYTTYMQKYLVNTVGMSISDSTTISAATLFLFMCLQPIIGGLSDKIGRRPILIAFGVLGTIFTVPILMTLHTIQTWWGAFFLIMAALIIVSGYTSINAVVKAELFPTEIRALGVGLPYALTVSIFGGTAEYIALWFKSIGMETGYYWYVTACIAVSLLVYITMKDTQKHSRIVTD, from the coding sequence ATGGATAACTCCAACGCCCTGCCTCTGGGGTCGGCAGCCGTGCCGGCCAAAGAACGAACCACCGCCAGTCGCATCAAGTCGATCTTCAGCGGTTCCGTCGGCAACATGGTCGAGTGGTACGACTGGTACGTCTATGCCGCCTTCTCGCTGTACTTTGCCAAGACCTTCTTCCCCGCCGGTTCCACCACCGCCCAGTTGATGAACACCGCCGCGATCTTCGCCGTGGGTTTTCTGATGCGCCCGATCGGTGGCTGGCTGATGGGCCTGTACGCCGACAAGGTCGGACGTAAAAAAGCGCTGATGGCCTCGGTGTACCTGATGTGCTTCGGCTCCCTGCTGATCGCCCTCAGCCCGAACTACGAAACCATCGGCATCGGCGCGCCGATCCTGCTGGTGTTCGCCCGTCTGCTGCAAGGCCTGTCGGTCGGCGGCGAGTACGGCACCTCCGCCACTTACCTGTCGGAGATGGCAACCAGGGAGCGTCGCGGCTTCTTCTCCAGCTTCCAGTACGTGACCCTGATTTCCGGCCAGCTCATCGCGCTGGGCGTGTTGATCGTGCTGCAGAACATGCTGACCACCGAACAGTTGTATGCCTGGGGCTGGCGTATTCCGTTCGCCATCGGCGCACTGTGCGCAATCGTGGCGCTGTACCTGCGTCGTGGCATGGAAGAAACCGAGTCGTTCACCAAGAAAGAGAAGTCCAAGGAAAGCGCCATGCGCACCTTGCTCCGTCATCCGAAGGAACTGCTCACCGTGGTCGGCCTGACCATGGGCGGTACGCTGGCGTTCTACACCTACACCACCTACATGCAGAAATACCTGGTGAACACCGTCGGCATGAGCATCTCCGACTCCACCACCATTTCCGCCGCCACGCTGTTCCTGTTCATGTGCCTGCAACCGATCATCGGCGGCCTGTCCGACAAGATCGGTCGTCGTCCGATCCTGATCGCCTTCGGCGTGCTGGGGACGATCTTCACCGTGCCGATCCTGATGACCCTGCACACCATCCAGACCTGGTGGGGCGCGTTCTTCCTGATCATGGCGGCACTGATCATCGTCAGCGGCTACACCTCGATCAACGCCGTGGTGAAGGCCGAGCTGTTCCCGACCGAAATCCGCGCACTGGGCGTCGGCCTGCCGTACGCACTGACCGTGTCGATCTTCGGTGGCACCGCCGAATACATCGCGCTGTGGTTCAAGAGCATCGGCATGGAAACCGGTTACTACTGGTACGTAACCGCCTGCATCGCGGTGTCCCTGCTGGTGTACATCACCATGAAAGACACCCAGAAACATTCGCGCATCGTCACTGACTGA
- a CDS encoding flavin reductase family protein, with the protein MPDDIHFYEPANGHGLPHDPFNAIVGPRPIGWISSQDAEGRLNLAPYSFFNAFNYIPPIIGFSSVGRKDSLNNIEQTGEFVWNLATRPLAEQMNQSCAMVAPEVNEFELAGLTPVASKVIAVPRVAESPVSFECKVTQIIQLQRADGETVPSWLVLGEVVAVHIAKWLLKDGIYDTAAAEPILRGGGPADYFQLGPEALFKMWRPGAVK; encoded by the coding sequence ATGCCCGATGACATCCATTTCTACGAACCGGCCAACGGCCACGGCCTGCCTCACGATCCGTTCAACGCCATCGTCGGCCCGCGTCCCATCGGCTGGATTTCTTCGCAGGATGCCGAGGGCCGGCTGAACCTGGCGCCCTACAGCTTTTTCAACGCGTTCAACTACATTCCGCCGATCATCGGGTTCTCCAGCGTCGGTCGCAAAGACAGCCTGAACAACATCGAGCAGACCGGCGAATTCGTCTGGAACCTCGCCACCCGACCGCTGGCCGAGCAGATGAACCAGAGCTGCGCGATGGTCGCGCCCGAGGTCAACGAGTTCGAACTCGCAGGGCTGACGCCGGTGGCGTCGAAAGTGATCGCCGTGCCGCGCGTGGCCGAAAGCCCGGTGTCCTTCGAGTGCAAGGTCACGCAGATCATTCAGTTGCAGCGCGCCGACGGCGAGACCGTGCCGAGCTGGCTGGTGCTGGGCGAAGTGGTCGCCGTGCATATCGCCAAATGGCTGTTGAAGGACGGGATCTACGACACCGCCGCGGCAGAACCGATTCTGCGGGGCGGCGGGCCGGCGGACTACTTCCAGCTGGGGCCGGAGGCATTGTTCAAGATGTGGCGCCCGGGCGCCGTCAAGTAA